Proteins from one Plasmodium cynomolgi strain B DNA, chromosome 10, whole genome shotgun sequence genomic window:
- a CDS encoding hypothetical protein (putative): MKAPNCTSPNLSNRKEEENKCRAKSGTKLNYAKEKEHKKITTLVKMRKEDTDTKQTNKKKVNSNGITKGEGNSIDVTKVEENIKKIEKSMNKLEEIEKKIIDDINECNKYIEVYEKAKTLLDSKDFDSDVGREEEIEEIKKILKRCSKNVDGEGIFLTGPSGQGKTYSIFYIIKEIEKEKEKDQKVEDKKKKKENTPMQNYKNIDASYFYVSCSNSQKPYDIFVDILQQIIKKDKKSILSNVKQKYNLNGLEEVKKVFINYTSKLSNLKIVIVDELDFIATKNVRVELKTKNVNKNINEDVVKNLFECVQTANSKIILVGIANSLDLIKDYRHMKINQIIYKPYNEKQFMSIVRNKLNTLEEEFVTKIFKGVSLNIHVRQISNRNGDIRSCFDAILRVFTDKKSDLDERKKNLTKLKEEVMMNKIFSRQEKRNLFLLLADQEEDHSTDVFNGDDSEYSESEKPDVETHKKGKRKATNEKADQANDTYCENSQTHRTIKKQKVHVKNISNLKNQSGSDQTEDNFFLEKNLANKFSDKAKNLKFTDQKNEFSIGYETLKKEVIKIQNNNETLSEILIRKNFNANDNASFYNSSQCTPKRCYESPFKVLYKNDIDREIPHFKDKKEILQNINMDKLQSFDVIVDNQIKSIEKKYHDFVDTAKDNAVMISDIKKITDKIPLEEHKDILFKIKSLPLIQKFYLYASCNVVNDTHLNSDDEEDDCEEKKQSPNQFIEITYADIQRGFRSLCSNLSETSYIRDILEGNTIDQAIEHFEELGILTNCKKNQKIKERKSVVKVPKGLTPRFANMKNNKNFSSQNKMNTVYYFNLPVCVIKQTLKEISSILSSFDRSSQF; encoded by the exons atgaaagCCCCCAATTGTACTTCCCCAAATTTGAGCAACagaaaggaggaggaaaacaaatgCAGAGCCAAGAGCGGTACCAAATTGAACTAtgcaaaggaaaaggaacatAAAAAGATTACCACCTTGGTGAAAATGCGCAAAGAGGACACAGacacaaaacaaacaaataaaaaaaaggtgaactcAAATGGAATAACGAAAGGTGAAGGGAATTCCATAGACGTCACCAAagtagaagaaaatataaaaaaaattgaaaaatcgatgaacaaattagaagagatagaaaaaaaaatcatcgaTGATATTAACGAATGTAACAAGTACATCGAAGTTTATGAAAAAGCGAAGACCCTTTTAGACTCCAAAGATTTTGACAGTGATGtagggagggaagaagaaattgaagaaatcaaaaaaatacttaaaaGGTGCTCCAAAAATGTAGACGGTGAAGGCATATTTCTGACAGGCCCCAGTGGTCAAGGAAAAACATACAGCATATTTTACATCATCAAGGAGatagaaaaagagaaggaaaaagatcAGAAGGTGGAggacaaaaagaagaagaaagaaaatacaCCCATGcagaattataaaaatatcgacgcttcctatttttatgtttcttgCTCCAATAGCCAAAAACCATATGATATATTTGTAGACATCCTACAACAGATAAtaaagaaggacaaaaagtCCATTCTCAGTAACGTCAAACAAAAGTACAACTTAAATGGCCTGGAGGAGGTGAAGAAGGTGTTCATTAATTATACAAGCAAATTAAGCAATTTAAAAATCGTCATTGTGGATGAATTAGATTTTATTGCAACGAAAAATGTACGAGTTGAattaaagacaaaaaatgttaacaagAACATCAATGAAGATGTAGTCAAAAATCTCTTCGAATGCGTCCAAACGGCAAACAGTAAAATAATACTCGTTGGAATTGCCAACAGCTTGGATCTAATAAAAGACTACAGACACATGAAAATTAAccaaattatttacaaacCGTACAATGAAAAGCAATTCATGAGCATAGttagaaataaattaaacacTTTGGAGGAAGAATTTGTCaccaaaattttcaaaggAGTGTCACTAAATATACACGTTCGACAAATTTCTAACCGAAACGGGGACATCAGATCGTGCTTTGATGCCATCTTGAGAGTTTTCACTGATAAAAAATCCGACCTcgatgagagaaaaaaaaatttaaccaaATTGAAAGAAGAAGTTatgatgaataaaatattcagtAGGCAGGAGAAGAGAAACCTCTTTCTGCTCCTAGCCGATCAGGAGGAGGATCACTCAACGGACGTGTTCAACGGGGACGATAGCGAATACAGCGAAAGTGAAAAACCCGACGTGGAgacgcacaaaaaagggaaacgaaAGGCGACAAACGAAAAGGCAGATCAAGCAAACGACACATACTGCGAGAACAGCCAAACTCACAGAACaattaaaaagcaaaaggtaCACGTAAAGAATATCTCCAATTTGAAGAACCAATCCGGTTCCGACCAGACAGAGGACAACTTTTTCCTGGAGAAGAAT CTTGCCAACAAATTCAGCGATAAGGCAAAAAATCTAAAATTCACAGAtcagaaaaatgaattttccATCGGATACGAAACGCTAAAGAAGGAGGTCATCAAAATACAAAACAACAACGAAACGTTAAGTGAAATTttgataagaaaaaatttcaacgCAAATGATAATGCCTCTTTTTACAACTCCAGTCAATGCACACCCAAGCGGTGCTATGAAAGCCCCTTCAAGGTcctatataaaaatgacatagACAGAGAAATCCCCCATTTTAaggataaaaaggaaatactacaaaatataaacatgGACAAATTACAATCGTTTGATGTGATCGTTGACaatcaaataaaaagcatCGAAAAGAAGTATCACGATTTTGTTGACACGGCAAAGGATAACGCTGTAATGATTTcggacataaaaaaaattacagacAAAATCCCATTAGAGGAACATAAAGATAtacttttcaaaattaagaGCCTCCCTttaattcaaaaattttacctCTACGCTTCATGCAATGTCGTGAATGATACACATTTAAATTCGGATGATGAGGAAGACGACTgtgaggaaaagaagcagagTCCAAACCAGTTCATCGAAATTACCTATGCTGATATACAACGAGGGTTTAGAAGCCTCTGCAGCAACCTATCGGAGACCTCCTACATAAGGGACATTCTAGAGGGAAATACTATTGACCAGGCCATCgaacattttgaagaactTGGCATTCTAActaattgtaaaaagaaccaaaaaattaaagaaagaaaaagcgtCGTGAAAGTCCCTAAAGGCTTAACTCCCAGATTTGCAAACatgaaaaacaacaaaaatttttcatcgcAGAATAAGATGAACACCGTGTACTACTTCAACCTCCCCGTGTGTGTAATTAAGCAGACGCTCAAGGAAATCTCCTCCATACTTTCGAGCTTTGACCGGAGTTCCCAGTTCTGA
- a CDS encoding hypothetical protein (putative), producing the protein MGKNEQICLAKCMDRM; encoded by the coding sequence atggggaagaatGAGCAAATCTGTTTAGCCAAATGCATGGACCGAATGTGA
- a CDS encoding 4-diphosphocytidyl-2c-methyl-D-erythritol kinase (CMK;~putative) encodes MKYCFKVKGVLLLCVYLLHTVVDSKNVFTDQSQFVRKKYQQLRGVCLHFLLSTPRNNVASDKYALRRVWSSAKLCNRVKCSKKRQIKHVRSGRSNLQYDEDAFQRGNIVSNKKMKLIIRQLNRAKWYDFKFFSPAKVNLFLRLKERKETHNELSTLMHAINLGDDIFITALNKEDQRKLTELLFPCQSGDFLTIKKDEEYEGKYKNEEMYPGGRDEDTRYYYNHYPLNDDNIIAKVLRRYREELGIRDHVKFLIHVVKRTPIFSGIGGGSSNGASVFYFLEKYYYKYLKSNQLRNEFLKTIGSDISFFSSSGFAYCTGKGNNVIDLSDAQATISGSRIYIFQISEGLSSRMVYQNVDYDKIVQYNPVSLLKQFIVNAEKCNIVKHVEEAERSYLKQFVPLDGTSLMNSFINDLEHSAFVLLKKVKCLKDLLLNQNIFDAVTMSGSGSSLFALTKKNMSLDEEKMHMKNLIKQVREKLHVPVKVYLCSALRKTEHLWYRPGQLAERGFVQFGKNDCKGSSYLFVLPF; translated from the exons ATGAAATATTGTTTCAAAGTGAAAGGGGTCCTACTTCTATGCGTGTATTTGCTTCATACAGTTGTAGACtcaaaaaatgtgttcacTGATCAAAGCCAATTTGTGAGAAAAAAGTACCAGCAGTTGAGAGGGGTGTGTTtgcatttccttctttccacTCCACGTAACAATGTCGCTAGTGATAAATATGCTCTAAGGAGGGTATGGTCGTCTGCCAAATTGTGCAACCGTGTGAAGTGCAGCAAGAAGAGGCAGATAAAGCACGTCAGATCTGGTAGAAGTAATCTCCAATATGATGAGGATGCAttccaaaggggaaacatcgtgagcaataaaaaaatgaagttaatAATTCGTCAATTGAACAGAGCCAAGTGGTACgacttcaaatttttttccccagcaaaagttaatttatttttaagactaaaagaaagaaaggagACCCACAATGAATTATCAACTCTGATGCATGCGATAAATTTAGGcgatgatatttttataactgcTTTGAATAAGGAGGATCAAAGGAAGTTAACAGAGCTGCTATTTCCGTGTCAGTCTGGCGATTTCTTAACCATAAAGAAGGATGAAGAGTACGAAGggaagtacaaaaatgaggagatgTACCCAGGGGGGAGAGACGAAGACACGAGGTATTATTACAACCATTACCCACTAAATGACGATAACATAATTGCAAAGGTGTTGAGACGATACAGAGAAGAACTAGGGATACGGGACCatgtcaaatttttaattcatgtGGTGAAGCGCACTCCCATTTTTAGTGGAATAGGTGGAGGGTCGTCTAATGGAGCTtccgttttttatttcttggaaaaatattactaCAAATACTTAAAATCGAATCAGTTAAGGAacgaatttttaaaaacaatagGCAGCGACATATCCTTTTTTAGCAGCTCCGGTTTTGCCTACTGTACTGGCAAGGGCAATAATGTCATCGATTTAAGTGATGCCCAGGCAACCATTTCGGGGAgcagaatatatatttttcaaatcagCGAGGGACTCTCCTCTAGGATGGTCTATCAAAATGTTGATTATGACAAGATAGTGCAGTATAACCCTGTGAGTTTGTTGAAACAGTTCATAGTTAACGCGGAGAAGTGTAATATCGTCAAGCAtgtggaagaagcggagCGCAGTTATTTGAAGCAATTTGTGCCGCTGGACGGGACATCTCTAATGAATAGTTTTATAAACGACTTGGAACACTCTGCGTTTGTTTTGCTTAAGAAGGTGAAATGTTTGAAGGACCTTCTACTGAATCAAAACATTTTCGATGCTGTAACGATGAGTGGAAGTGGCTCATCGTTATTTGCACtgacaaaaaagaatatgaGTTTAGACGAAGAGAAGATGCAcatgaaaaatttgataaagCAAGTTCGGGAAAAGTTGCATGTACCTGTAAAGGTCTATTTGTGTAGTGCCTTAAGGAAGACTGAGCACCTGTGGTATAGACCGGGCCAACTTGCGGAGAGG GGATTCGTTCAGTTCGGTAAAAACGACTGCAAGGGGTCGTCATATCTGTTtgtcctccctttttaa
- a CDS encoding 50S ribosomal subunit protein L28 (putative) produces the protein MQSKCKNKIYSLARNVYIFFYVIIHFNSLLLLGVSTVIHKKDENRINFQKSFYGMKTKGKK, from the exons atgcaaagtaaatgtaaaaataaaatatacagcTTAGCAagaaatgtgtatatatttttttatgtaataatCCACTTTAATTCTCTTCTCCTCTTGGGTGTTTCGACAGTT attcacaaaaaagatgaaaacaGAATAAACTTTCAAAAGTCTTTTTACGGTatgaaaacaaaagggaaaaagtga